The Sardina pilchardus chromosome 5, fSarPil1.1, whole genome shotgun sequence DNA window TTAGAAACAGCAAAAAAATCAACTTGCAAATTACTCCAATATGGAAAACTAAGCCACTTTATTTTTAGATTAAGTCACTTTATTTGTATTCTCATATTTTCACAGTCCACTTGTTTGATCTAGGCCTAGGGCAATATTTGTCATAGCAATGACAACAGCAAGTATAGGGTCAGGGTGTGTCCAATTTGAAGTCTATAAAACCAGATAATGCAACAATAAGATAATTGTCTACAACACTACAAAGAAGTGGCATATGTGCTTATTTTTGCAAATCAATGCTCTTCCCTTGCACATTGACATGGAATGATCTGAGTTGATAATCTGTCAGGTCTTGACTCAGCATTGCATGCTAAGAGAGCGTTTCATTCAAAGAGGGGATTTTTAAAATGGAAACTGAGATTCAGATAGTCTGATGCTGTATATTTAATAAGGTGATAATTATTCTCATTAAGTGAGATCGCGCAATCCTCCTCACTGACTACATATGTCACCATCTTTATTGCAAAACCTTTATTGAATCCTACTCCCCGTGCATGAAAGAATGCTCAAATGTTGTCAAACACGGCATGCCCCTTTACAGTCTGTCGGGTCTTCTACTTGTCTTCAGAATCTTCTTGAGAGTAGAGGTATGGATTAAAGAGTTCACGGTGGTAATCATAAGGATCAAATAGTGGCTCAGCTTGGGACGGACTGTCATTTGTgagtggagctggagctgttgcttcctcctcctcctcctcttcctcttccatttcctcttcctcttcctcctcctcttcctttgaGACACTGGTAGTGGGCGGAGGTGGCGGGGCCTCTGTAACCGGGGCAGGTGGGGCCGCCTCGGCTTTCTCAAGGATGGGCCGGGGTGGGTTATCGATCAGGCAGTCGGGGTCCCAGTAGGGGTCACAGTCGTACTCCATCCCTTTGAAGATCAAGGCTGGTGGAGCTAGGGGGGTGTCGACCTTTTGGGGCGCCGGGGCGACGGGCTCCTCCTCGGAGTCCTCAAGGACTTCAGGCACTTTAGGGGCCACGGGTGCGGCCGGGACGTCCGCTTCCAAGGTGCCCTCCACTATGGTGGGCTTGCAGGCTGGGTGGTGGCGGGGGTCACACAGAATGGGCACAGCGCCCATGGGCATGTACACAATGTTGGGTTTGCACAGAGGGTCCTTGGGGTGGCAGAGGTACATGACGGGGGCGTTGGAGTAGGGCGGCAGGGTTGGTGGTGgcatggtggtggggggagggggagtggtgGGAGcaagggtggggggagggggtgttgcCTTAACACCCAGGAGGTTCTGGTACTGGGAGGCGTCTGGCCCGTGTTCCAGTTCAAGGTGACGCATCTGCTGATACAGGATTCTGATCTTGTCAATCTCGTATAGCTGTgggggtgagacacacacacacacacacacacacacacacacacacacacacacacggatagagagagaagagagagagagagtgatgttaATTTTACACTGAGAAGTTAGCCAAGCAAAAAACTAAAATCTCAATTTCTGAAAACAAATATTCATCATGTTGTTTTAGTCCTTTGTCCACCACACCTAACTTCACACTGCATTAaatgatttgtgtgtttgttgtgttgtggttgtgtttttttccctgtccTCTGTCCTCACCCCCTCATAGTGGCCTATGCTGTTGTAGTAGCGGTAGTAGGACTGGAAGTCAGGGGTTTTGCGATACCACTTGGGGTCACTTGGGACAGAGCGTCTGGTCCTGGGGTTGGACAGGAAGTCATTTGCTCTGACAGAGTCAATGCTGAGACCGTCCACAGCTGGATTGGGAAGAGCAACATGGATCAAAGTGAGGGTTAATTACATGCTGTAAGGCAATGTGGCAGCGCGACACCGTGTCACAGACTAACTAGGGTATTACAAATGTTCCGTCTGTGCACACGCAGTATCTGCATATTTCCATGCAAATATAAACACAGTTTTGAAGTGGAACATGTAGTTACAGTatttaacaaagaaaatgtgtggcGGATTAAGAGTTGTCGCAATGACTTACCTCTCTTATTGAGGATCTTGGACAAAGAGGTGGCTTCTAATAAAACTATGGGCAGGAAAACAAAAGTATAATGTCTGACTGCATTTTTACGTTAGGATATTTATGAATGAGTCGGCTAGGTGTCAACTATACAAATCAATCACCAACTATTATTGTAATTGGTGTGAGTCATTTCTTAAGGAAAATATCCCAAAATGCTCTGATTTAAGCATCTTCAACTTGAATATTTTCTGCTCTGCTTACTCTACTAATTGTCTTTGCTGTGTGGACAAAAAGTGCACTTGAGGACATAGCCTTGTGCTTTTGGGAAACAATGatccaacattttttttcactgttttatgATCAAACAATCCAGAAAATAATAAACAGATGAATCGTCTATAAACATAATCGCTATAGTTGCAGCAATATTAAAACGTTTCCCTTAATGTTATCATGTATCTTGATAATGAGCCTGGTTATAAGCGTTGTCTTTTACCTGGCAGCAGCACCAGGGAAAGTAGCACTAACGTGCAACGACCCCGGGAAGTCATCGTCATAATCTGAGAGTGGACACATGTTAACAGTTTTACACAGTACTTGTGCACAATCATTATTTCAGTGACTTTTAAATGGACTGTCAGTCGCCTATAGAGTTGATATCACAGTAAGACTGAGCTGAGAAATTAAAGTAAAATTAaagttttcaacacaaaatggtaCGTGTCAGACCCTTACGTGGAAAGCCAAACTAGCTACACACATTGGAAATTGAGATtttcagataaacaaacaatgaTAATAAATGAACACATCagtaaataaatatacagtacaaatagGTATGGCTCAGCTATAGCTAGATAAAGACTGAAAAAGATGGAAAAATACTGAAGCCCTAAGGTTTTTTTTAGGGTCCCATGAATACTCCCTGTACTCCAATGTTTCTCTACTTATCTAATATCTTTGACCCCTGCTCGTTGTCAGCTAACAAATGGTCAGTCAGTACTTACCTTTACCTGCAGAATTCACCAGTCCAGGTTCAATGACAGACACAGACGTCTGCCTAAATACTGATGTCAGTACCACTTATTAGCTTCACTTTTGCCATAGGCTGAAAGCCTTGAAATGTCTCCGCCCCTATGCCCATTCTTGCCTGAGGCTTCAAAACTGTAATGTAAGGAAATGCGCCCTCATTAGAGTCCCATTCTGATATGACACATGTGCAAACGATTTCGGTTTTGTGGTTGGTGGGATTTGAGGGCCAAACTATAAACTTAAACATCAAATGAAAGTCAACTGGCAGTAAAATATTAGGAGCAGACACCTACAGAGACCAGACACGGGCCTCTGCTTTCTATGATCTATTCTACAGCTACTTGAGCTGGTCTCCCTTGAAGTGCATAGATGTTTGCGTTGCAAACTTCTATCTCACTTTAGTGTCATGTGCATAGTCAGTGGGGATATGAATTCTGTTCTCAAGAGAAATGTTGGCTCTATTCGTAGTTTGTTTTTCAAAGATTCTTCTGCACCGGTAATTACAAGAGTAGTCTTTGTGTGTTGACAATAACGGCAAGTCTCAACAGTGAAGTTAAAGGCCCCTCTAGACCAGGTGAAACAGCTGgagtttcttcttttttcttttttttttacttaaagaCTAGGAAGTAGTCAACCTGGTCCAAAGATGGTGTATTCCAATTTAACTGAGCTGTCTATCACTTTGCCACGTATACAGCAGCTCATATTGACTCATTTGTACATGCCAGGCACAGCAATGGGCAGCCTTCATATTATAACTACTATTGCTGAGTAGAGCAGATTTATTTGGTTCTCTATCAGAACCATCTGTTATTAATGTGGTGTGTTTACTTTGTTGCTTttgttgctctttttttttttacttactgTACGTATCTGTCTGACAACAAATTATGTAAAAACACAACATCGTCACTTGACACCCAcagaaataaagaataaaagtaaaagaaaaataaatgcatGCACAATGGTTTGATAATTGGCTTTGAACAGAAAAGCTGAAGCCAGTGTGGTGTCAAGTGATGCGTTGGATTAGTGTCGGTGGGGGTTCTCCGATATTGGCATTGGGCAGAAATCTCAGGAGGCGGAGACGGCCGGGTCAGAGGCGTTCAAACAGGTGTGAGGGGGATGGCACAGGAATCTGAGATATGTGTGAAAATAAAAGGTGAGGGACATAGTAATCATACAGAATATGCAATAATTACATTTCAGCATCCGTATCCTCTGTCATTAGCCGCCAGCTACGGCACTTACAGCAACACTTTCCAGATGGAAATACTGGAGCAAAAAtcgctcttttttttatttgtttggacACTGCAGATGTGAAAGGGGATCCAAGTACAGTGCCACACAGATTTAGGATATTTTGTCCTACATTGTAAACAGTGTCAAAGTAATAACTATAACTGTGCATTATGTTTAGTAATGTCACTTATGTTTTATTTCACTTTTGTAGTCATATTAGactttttcttttactttttgcTAAGGTAACAATATACCAATTTGGGCCAGCTTAGATGGAAAAGATTGAGAAAATTAAATGAATAGACCCAGTTTACTCGGTCTACACTCGGCACTGTGCTGATTTCTAGTTAAGTCTCCCCAGCTTTCTAAATTTCATAGTAATGAGTTTTACTGGACTGGTTTTCATTTAGACTGTGCCCTTAAACCCCTTTAATTGAGTAGGGTGTTGTAAAACCTCAAAGAAAACACAGGTAAGTATTTTCATGCAACCAAATATTTCATTGGTTATTATAAGGATGTCAAATAAATTAATTGGGACAGTATCACATTCCCTGATAACCTGATTCCACTTGTAACAATTTGAGGAAAGTCTGAAGCTGTCAAATTACCTTAGactattaaaggtatactatgcaacgtttttcagttaatcaattcgtttcatactgttatatatcaTTAAATGAATCAATACCGGTCAAACGATGtatttttcggccgccctagtggtctatagccgtagaaccacacttgcaacttcaggaatcttcgggcacgcacccatgctctactccaggaagtgtcatgtaaagtctcatgaaaaggcacggcagactgaccgattgaggagttttgtaaaatatacacgctaaagctgtaggggaagctctgcagagaaatatgcaagcataaaacgagcgaaaccggcgatgaaatcgccaatcctgcatagtatacctttaactgaGGTATTGCCTTGCATCAATGACCAAATTAATGTTGCAGTGGGAAATCAAAGAACAGTGCCCTCACACATTTATTGGATATTTAGAGAATATGCCTATCCTCTGCCTTCAGATTATTAATCCACATGAAGCCACGCTGTGACTTGCCCCTTCAGAAGGATGTGGCGCCTTGTCATTCATCTAAAATTGGTTTGTCATGTATGCACACTCTAATTTATCTGACCTATTTGTTGTATTAATTCCTGCTAGTGCTGCTAAAACGTGCTGCTAAAACGTGCCAATCACAGTTCTTGTCCCAAAGGCTTCAGTAAGATATGTCCTACAGTGTTTATTGAAAGTAAGTAAGATTATACATATGCAACTGATGTAAGTGTATGGAGTTATTAAAGTGCTATTACGCCATGGAGAAtctctgtttttttcagtttatCACACtcgtgtgtggtgcatgtgcgtgtagacgcatacacaaacacgcgcgGGGAGGAAGGATTACAAGACACGTTTTGAGGGCAGCTTTCTAAACAGCCAGATTAACAGTATCATTTGCTGATTACAAGATCTGATTGGTCTTCCTTTAAGTGTTTGTTTCCTTTCCCGTGAAGGATATCCACAGGAGGGAGGAAGTGCTGAAGAGACCGTTTTTCAATGACCTACTGCAACATGTGCCACTTTGGACCCCCAAAGTTATAATACTTTTTCGATCATTTGCTGAATTTGTGAGTTTCCAAAAACTACTCACATATAAATAAATTATCTTAATGATTATTAGATAATACTTTTGTATGTTTATTAGTTAACTAAATCAATTTGACTTGTAGAGAGTTTGCCTGTGTCTTACAGTGTTCTGTTTAGGGCCATTGCTAATTGGATTTTGAACCCCATACTGAGCAGTCTACAGTGAATGCATTCACTATTAGCATGGCAGACACTTCAGTCCACCATGATCCTGTTTCTTGCTGGGAGCATGAATTAGTGCCCATGTGGAAGTGATTTCTTGAGTAACaacagcctatagcctataggctactcagATCCCATGCTAAGCCTTTGGTAAAATAAAGGACTGAGTGcaagcaaataaacaaattatataggcctactgatacaAGTACTGACCAGGGTAAAAGTCAGTAAAAAGTTCTGTTGAAGGAAGGGTTTTTAATCTTAGATATGTGAAacatgtaaaataataataataataatgataataaaataaatggGAAAAGATTTAGAAGAAAATGGCTTTGTATTTTTGGAttaatatggtgtgtgtgcacgtggaactggttatgtggttgccctgtAGTAGCCTACTGCCCAGAAAGTTGCTCCATGTATTGCCTAAAGCAATATAAAAACTTCATATTTATGCCCCTTGGCACCATTTGGTGCTTACACGGTTCCCAGTTAGTAAAGACCAGCTAAAAGGGTCATGATCTTTCCTGATCAACAGCATTACACAGTGCAATATCAAGCAATTTGCATAAATTGACAAATTCAGTTGTGACTTTTAGAGCATCTCTGAcacagtatgtaggctatgagATGTAACAGGTATAACAACAAGATATAACAGGTCAGCAAAAGTTAATCTTTTGATTTGtatacaaaatataattaaattgAGAGCCCATATGAATTTGTGCACCTGGTATCTGACAAATCATgtagtatgtaggcctacttcctctCCGCATGGTGGCAGTAATCAGATGAAGCCAGTATAGTGTGATGGTCACACAGCTGTAGAGGGAAAGTAAACAGGAACCTATCTTGCTAGCTACTGTCGCACGTTATTATGAATATTTACGAATTTATGGGAATGTCTTAGATCAAACTTAcgcgtgtaggcctacttgacaTTCAAAAAGAACCCACTGATACATCATTCTTTTACGTGATTAACGGAATGATAAGTAAGTGAGCACGTCTTCAAGTCAGCTAGGTAATTAGCTCGCTAATACTGTCGGtttgacagcagcagcagcaaccaaACATTAACGTTACTATCTTGAAAAAGGTTCAGCAAGTTCACATTTCTTGTCATTCTGGGAATAATTCTGAAGTTTTAAACCAACGTAGttcgcttcttcttcttcttttttgtttaaCCAACGCTGTGTAGTGCCTCCTAACTAACTTCCATTTGTGATTGTACGTGCCTGCCTGTCTTTACGTGTTTGCCCTTTCTTTCAAAATCCAGGACAATGATTTCGCAGGTATTCATCTTGACCTCTAAGGGAGATCATCTTTTATACAAAGACTGTATCCTTATTCAGCCCCCTGGCCCTTGTTGAAGATAAACAACTGCCCTGCCATGCATAGAACAGGAGAAGCTGTGTTACAGTGTGTATATCTTTCCTCAATGCCTTAACTTGAAATATCAGTCCGTGGAGAAGCTGGAGTTGATTCCATCAGTGCTTTCTATGAAAGTATGACTGCATTAAGTGGCGATCAGCCTCCTGTTGTCATGGTAAGGTGAAATTAATTAGGACAGTTGTGTGCATTCATGTCAGAGAAGACTGGCTGACAGCATGttgatatgatttttttttctttttcaagacCCATAAAGGCATGCATTTCATACACGTCCGTCAAGGAGGGCTTTACTGGGTTGCCTCTACTAAGACCAATGCCTCTCCATTTACCATAATCGAGTTCCTTAATAGGTGAGATTGCCTCATATTTCTGTATTCCATTGTGTCCACTTTTCCATATGGCTTTGGTTTACTTCTGAAagtgttgtatgttgtgtatgtaaatgCCAATCCACACGTTTGTGAGTACAGCCTTAGAATACTGGCtcataataaatgtgtgtggtttttgCAGATTAACAGCTTTGACAAAGGATTATTGTGGGACTTTGTCTGAGAAATCAGTCAGAGCAAACTTTGCTCTTATATACGAACTTTTGGATGAAATGGTGGTATGTATGGTGTTGCAACAATTTTCTTGTTATTATATCCTTCTTGGGATCTTGTTGTGCCCAATGTAAAAACATTGATATTTGTCATGGTCTGCTTCTTCAATGATGTTGTCCGTTCTGAATCTGTCACTTAATCTCTGATGCTCAGGATTATGGCTACATCCAGACCACCTCCACTGACATTCTCAAGAACTTCATTCAGACAGAAGCGGAGAGCTCCAAACCATTCAGTCTGTTTGACCTGAGTAACGTTGGGCTGGTAAGACTGATTTTCTTTCTTCAGTGTCAGGTGTTCTTGTGTTGAGGCACATAATGAAAGGTCTTAAAAAATTCATCCAGCATCTGCATAGCTGTCTATAAATtagcaatggaaaaaaaaataatatgcaTAGTACAGTAAGACAAGTAATAAAAGTAACAAAAAGTAATATGTGATCTGTTTCTTCCAGTTTGGGGCAGAGACACAGCAGAGTAAAGTGGCCCCTAGTGCAGCAGCAAGTCGCCCCATTATGGCTAACCGTggagaacaggtgtgtgtgtgtgtgtaactcaggTCTAGGTCAGAGCAGTGGCACCAAGTTTACCAGAGAGCCATCAGTGTTTATGTGTAGATTCATTGCAATGTTTTGATTgctttgtttaatttaatttgaatATGACATGTAGAAAGTAAAACTTGCTATAAATGAATGAGTTCTGCGTGGATAATTGATGTTTGTCCAGTAGGCTATTGATATTTTCAATAATTGCTACCATTATCCAATCTCCTACAGGGTGGAAAAAATGAGATATTTGTGGATGTGATTGAAAGGCTTGCTATGGTCATTGGTGCTAATGTAAGTGCTCTGAAATAATCCTTTTGTTTgatgagttgttgttgttgctgctgctgttttcaGTGCAAACAGGCCTTTTACACCTGTTTTCTATGTCTGAAACAGGGCATTATAATGAAAGCAGATATAGAAGGAGAGATCAGGGTGAAATGTTATCTGCCGAACTGTTCAGGTGAGTGGTACTGCagaggatatacagtagtgaaCCACTGATAATGCAAAGTAACTGTTGTTGATCTGGTAGTGACCTTTAACAGCTTCCCTctttctttaacacacacacacacacacacacacacaccctgttatCTCCCACGGATTCACCTCTCACAGAGTCTTCATTTTATTCTTAACGCCCTCACTCCAACCCTCCTCctacctctttttttcctcgtttctctctttcctcttttttctctctctttcctctctttctttttccgaCCTGCAGAGATGAGAATCGGACTGAATGAGGAGCTCAGCATTGGAAAATCACAGCTTAGAGGTGAGTGCTCTTCATatcatagagagagggagaacaagagatAAACAGACATCCCATCCCACGACATCCCATCATTTTCACAGCTTCTCTTAAGATTCATGATATCTGTGTACACTTGCAAGCAACACTTGGCCTTAGGGAAAGCTTTACAGTATATCAAAATGGCATGGAGCCGGGCACACTATTTGAGTCCCGCTCTGTTGTGCAAAGAATTACGAGGATATCTTGTGTAATTATTAAAACAGCATTAAAACCTTAGTAACCCAGGCAACTCTTATCCTTATTTTATTGCCCGTCCTGATGCTGTTGTTTTGACTGCAGGATgatgtattgttttattttgatcTCAAATGTGTACTTTCCCAGGCTATGGATCAGCAGTGCGTGTGGATGAGTGCAGTTTCCACCAGGCAGTTAAATTGGACGAGTTTGACACATACAGAATCATAAAAGTTTGCCCTAGCCAAGGCGAGGTAATtatgacacactgacacacacacacacacacacacacacacacacacacacacacacacacacacacacacacacacaccagcacttgATGAACACCACTGTGGAGTCATCAACAATGTCAGCttctcactgcccccccccttctgTCCTCCAGCAAACAGTCATGCAGTATCAGGTCTGTGATGACTTGCCGTGCGCGCCACCTTTTCGTTTGTTCCCCTCAGTGGAGAGGGACAGTGGGAATAGGTATGTAGTCTTCTACCCGCAAGTCATCAGGATGCTGAATTGTCCTTGGAAATCCCCATATAATGGGacttaggtttttttttttttttagttgtttccctcctcttcctccttctctccatcttttttttatagtatctatttattatttattttcatttatttattcttgaagaggaatggacacttgagcacaatgaattTCAATGCTTACgaatgcttatttatgagtacatgacaataaactctGACCTTTGAACTGTGTAGTCGGGTCTGGGAGGCCTATGTGCAAGTTCTAAGAGTAAATTAATGCTTTGCCATCTATGAGAATACTTTAAGACTACCTATCCTCTGTCTTCAGATTATTGATGTACCTGAAGCTACGCTGTGATCTGCCTCCAAAGAGGTGTGTTGTGCCCTCTCATTCCTTTGAATTAGGTTTTATTAATTTCAAGAAAATCTTTAAATTGATCTGAGCCTAATTGTTTTGATTTACATTTATAGTGCTGCTATCAACGTGGCCATCACAGTTCCTGTTCCAAAGGGTTCAGTAAGGTAAGTCCTAATAAGTGTTGTGTCACTACTGAAATGAGTAAGATTATCCTATGCATATGGAACTGATGTTTAAGCATGTCTTTgtcacacaggcaaacacactcatgcacaccagCTTCTTgctacactctcacacagcccATCTTCCTGTTCCCCATTGTCAGGctttatctgtatgtgtgtgtgtgtgtgtgtgtgtgtgtgtgtgtgtctgtgtgtgtgtctgtgtgtgtgtctgtgtgggtgtggggtgtgggtgtgtgtgtgtttgtgggtggtaGGGGGTGGGAGGCAGGGGGTTGGATGCTTTGCTTAGGCACCTCAGATCCACTGTTCATCTGCTGTGTTTGGGTGTCACCCCACCAGTCTCTCCCAGGAACTGAGTAGCCCAGACCAGCGTGCAGAGCTTCAGCCCAAAAATAAAGCCGTTCTCTGGGAGATCCCTCGCTTCCCGGGAGGCTCACAGCTCTCGGCACTTTTTAAGGTGGGGTTGGCCGCTGATTGGTGGACCGTAGCTTTTTAATAGTGTTATTATTTCCTGTCTTGTCCAGAGCCAACAAATTTGCCCTAAAATTTGACTTgtatacagttttttttatttttcatgatCGGCTAAGCAAAAACTCTTTCCA harbors:
- the and3 gene encoding actinodin3 gives rise to the protein MTSRGRCTLVLLSLVLLPVLLEATSLSKILNKRAVDGLSIDSVRANDFLSNPRTRRSVPSDPKWYRKTPDFQSYYRYYNSIGHYEGLYEIDKIRILYQQMRHLELEHGPDASQYQNLLGVKATPPPPTLAPTTPPPPTTMPPPTLPPYSNAPVMYLCHPKDPLCKPNIVYMPMGAVPILCDPRHHPACKPTIVEGTLEADVPAAPVAPKVPEVLEDSEEEPVAPAPQKVDTPLAPPALIFKGMEYDCDPYWDPDCLIDNPPRPILEKAEAAPPAPVTEAPPPPPTTSLRDWPNMEKENFRYD
- the ap4m1 gene encoding AP-4 complex subunit mu-1 → MISQVFILTSKGDHLLYKDFRGEAGVDSISAFYESMTALSGDQPPVVMTHKGMHFIHVRQGGLYWVASTKTNASPFTIIEFLNRLTALTKDYCGTLSEKSVRANFALIYELLDEMVDYGYIQTTSTDILKNFIQTEAESSKPFSLFDLSNVGLFGAETQQSKVAPSAAASRPIMANRGEQGGKNEIFVDVIERLAMVIGANGIIMKADIEGEIRVKCYLPNCSEMRIGLNEELSIGKSQLRGYGSAVRVDECSFHQAVKLDEFDTYRIIKVCPSQGEQTVMQYQVCDDLPCAPPFRLFPSVERDSGNRLLMYLKLRCDLPPKSAAINVAITVPVPKGSVSLSQELSSPDQRAELQPKNKAVLWEIPRFPGGSQLSALFKLEVPGLSSASLLEVGPVGMCFELPKHTCTGLQIRFLRLTPTQPGLSQRWVRYVTHSDSYTIRV